One window of the Oncorhynchus keta strain PuntledgeMale-10-30-2019 chromosome 31, Oket_V2, whole genome shotgun sequence genome contains the following:
- the LOC118364333 gene encoding myeloid cell surface antigen CD33-like, giving the protein MWVLIWAVLLLSLTERTTCQNETPPATINITFSPAEITPQTGLCAVIPCSFTHPDDFLGSIAMWLKCPDERCYIKFNMDSIFHSRNSSIAQEGYRRRVALLETDLTKKNCSMIINDITKTDDGDYKFRLSGTLNSRERIKFTSTEKIKIAVKALTQKPSVLTPPLTEGEPATLTCTAPGICSGTPPNITWTWSGTGDNITELRDNTTTQRREDLTRFTTTHFSTLTFTPSAKHHGTKVTCLVTFNGSVTTNKTLKLNVTQEVSKDILALLLTPPLITAVVIGAACSATICCIILCFTGKYKKYMHPITVEQILFTERKERTPKTLDSKSPFTNLEMVACEDQQRDAGQAVMGEQTHMQVELREGTENGGLQTSGAAGHSAPGEKPKEVDYASINYSLLKKKTPEEAEKKTTTTESDYVEIKREKKNEGGKDGREGSGVMEEVEGEEMIGKDVEKENSKPVRETDEDTALYSNVKAIFGGE; this is encoded by the exons ATGTGGGTCCTCATCTGGGCAGTtctacttctctctctgacagagagAACCACATGCCAAA ATGAGACCCCTCCAGCAACAATCAACATCACCTTCAGTCCAGCAGAGATAACACCACAGACTGGACTATGTGCTGTTATTCCATGTTCGTTCACTCACCCTGATGACTTCCTTGGTAGCATAGCAATGTGGCTTAAATGCCCTGATGAACGATGTTATATTAAATTCAACATGGACTCTATTTTCCACTCAAGAAATTCCTCTATAGCTCAGGAGGGTTATAGAAGGCGAGTAGCACTactggagacagacctgacaAAGAAGAACTGCAGTATGATCATCAACGACATCACTAAGACTGATGACGGAGACTATAAATTTAGACTGTCCGGGACATTGAACAGTAGAGAAAGAATTAAATTTACATCCACAGAGAAAATTAAAATTGCAGTAAAAG CTCTGACCCAGAAGCCCTCAGTGTTGACTCCTCCTCTGACAGAGGGAGAACCAGCGACCCTGACCTGCACCGCCCCGGGGATCTGCTCTGGAACTCCTCCTAACATCACATGGACATGGAGTGGGACAGGAGACAACATCACTGAGCTCAGAGACAACACCACTACACAAAGGAGAGAAGATCTCACCCGCTTCACAACAACCCACTTCTCAACTTTGACCTTTACCCCCTCAGCTAAGCATCACGGCACCAAGGTCACATGTCTGGTGACCTTCAATGGAAGCGTCACCACCAACAAGACACTGAAATTGAATGTGACAC AGGAAGTATCTAAAGACATCTTGGCTCTGCTGTTGACCCCACCACTGATTACTGCAGTTGTGATTGGTGCAGCCTGCTCAGCCACCATCTGTTGTATCATCCTGTGTTTCACAGGGAAATATAAAAAGTACATGCATCCTATTACTGTCGAACAGATACTATTCACTGA ACGCAAAGAGAGGACCCCAAAGACCTTAGACTCCAAAAGCCCTTTCACGAACCTGGAAATGGTGGCATGTGAAGACCAACAG AGAGATGCAGGACAGGCAGTGATGGGCGAACAGACACATATGCAGGTGGAGCTGAGGGAGGGAACTGAAAACGGAGGGCTCCAGACCAGTGGAGCTGCGGGACACTCTGCCCCAGGGGAAAAACCAAAAGAGGTGGACTACGCCAGTATCAACTACTCCCTACTGAAGAAGAAGACACCTGAGGAGGCAGAGAAGAAGACCACTACCACAGAGTCAGACTACGTCGAAATCAAACGAGAGAAGAAGAATGAGGGGGGAAAAGATGGTAGAGAGGGGAGTGGTGTGATGGAAGAGGTGGAAGGGGAGGAGATGATAGGGAAGGACGTGGAGAAAGAGAACAGTAAGCCAGTACGAGAGACAGATGAAGATACAGCGCTTTACTCCAACGTCAAGGCTATTTTTGGTGGAGAGTGA